One segment of Polaribacter huanghezhanensis DNA contains the following:
- a CDS encoding acetyl-CoA carboxylase carboxyltransferase subunit alpha encodes MEYLDFEQPIKELEDQLTKCQIIGEESDVDVTATCRKIEKKLEKTKKDIYKNLTAWQRVQLSRHPNRPYTLDYIKALAGNTFMELHGDRSVKDDKAMVGGLGKIGDQSFMFIGQQKGYNTKTRQYRNFGMANPEGYRKALRLMKMAEKFNIPVVTLIDTPGAYPGLEAEERGQGEAIARNILEMTRLKTPIITVIIGEGASGGALGIGVGDKVLMLENSWYSVISPENCSSILWRSWEHKEEAAEALKLTAEDGIKLKIVDDIIKEPLGGAHSDRATTFKEVERVILETYKSLKELSDIDLVMQRMDKYSKMGVFKG; translated from the coding sequence ATGGAATATTTAGATTTTGAACAGCCAATTAAAGAGCTAGAAGACCAATTAACAAAGTGCCAGATTATTGGAGAAGAGAGTGATGTTGATGTTACTGCTACTTGTAGAAAAATTGAAAAAAAACTAGAAAAGACAAAGAAAGACATTTATAAAAATTTAACTGCTTGGCAAAGAGTTCAATTATCTCGTCATCCAAACAGACCTTATACTTTAGATTATATTAAAGCACTTGCCGGTAATACTTTTATGGAATTACATGGAGATAGGAGTGTAAAAGATGACAAAGCAATGGTTGGTGGTTTAGGTAAAATAGGAGATCAATCTTTTATGTTTATTGGTCAGCAAAAAGGATACAATACTAAAACACGTCAGTATCGAAATTTCGGAATGGCAAATCCAGAAGGATATAGAAAAGCATTGCGATTGATGAAAATGGCAGAAAAGTTTAACATTCCTGTTGTAACATTAATCGATACACCAGGTGCATATCCAGGATTGGAAGCAGAAGAACGTGGACAAGGAGAAGCAATTGCAAGAAATATTTTAGAAATGACTCGTTTAAAAACACCAATTATAACGGTTATTATTGGTGAAGGAGCTTCTGGTGGTGCATTAGGAATTGGAGTAGGAGACAAAGTATTGATGTTAGAAAACTCATGGTATTCTGTAATTTCTCCAGAAAACTGTTCTTCAATTTTATGGAGAAGTTGGGAACACAAAGAAGAAGCTGCTGAAGCGCTAAAGTTAACTGCAGAAGACGGAATTAAATTAAAAATTGTAGACGATATTATCAAAGAACCTTTGGGTGGAGCACATTCTGATAGAGCAACAACTTTTAAAGAAGTAGAAAGAGTTATTTTAGAAACGTATAAATCATTAAAAGAACTGAGTGATATAGATTTGGTGATGCAACGAATGGATAAGTATTCTAAAATGGGCGTTTTTAAAGGATAA
- the gyrA gene encoding DNA gyrase subunit A, translating into MTDGEKLIPINIEEQMKSAYIDYSMSVIVSRALPDVRDGLKPVHRRVLFGMHELGIKATGSYKKSARIVGEVLGKYHPHGDTSVYDSMVRMAQNWSVRYMMVDGQGNFGSVDGDSPAAMRYTEVRMQKISEDMLSDIEKDTVDHRLNFDDTLLEPTVLPTRIPNLLVNGASGIAVGMATNMAPHNLTEVVNGTLAYIENRDIEIDELMQHVKAPDFPTGGIIYGYEGVKEAFHTGRGRIVMRAKAVIEEVKGRECIIVTEIPYQVNKAEMIRKTAELVNDKKLEGIANIRDESDRNGMRVVYILKRDAIPNIVLNKLYKYTSLQTSFSVNNIALVKGRPEQLNLKQLIHYFVEHRHEVVVRRTEYELKKAEARAHILEGLIIASDNIDEVIKIIRASSNADEAREALIVRFELTEIQAKAIVEMRLRQLTGLEQDKLRSEFDEIMKTITDLKDILGDESRRYQIITDELIAVRDKYGDARRSQIEYAGGDMSIEDMIPDTQVVVTISNAGYLKRTNLDEYKVQNRGGRGQKGTATRNEDFLEHLFVGTNHQYMLFFTQKGKVFWMRVYEIPEGGKNTKGRAMQNLINIEQDDKVKAFLVTQDLKDEDYINNNYIIMATKKGQVKKTSLEQYSRPRTNGINAITIKEGDELLEAKLTNGESQVMLALKSGKAIRFEESKTRPMGRTASGVRGITLQHENDEVIGMVAVNDDESNILVVSEKGYGKRSNLEDYRITNRGGKGVKTLNITEKTGNLVAIKNVTDEDDLMIINKSGITIRMAVSDLRVMGRATQGVKLINIKESDSIAAVAKVQHEDEEEIEENENGTEVDNTTAESQE; encoded by the coding sequence ATGACAGACGGAGAAAAATTGATCCCGATTAATATTGAGGAACAAATGAAATCTGCGTACATTGATTATTCAATGTCGGTTATTGTTTCAAGAGCATTACCAGATGTAAGAGATGGTTTAAAACCAGTGCATCGAAGAGTTTTGTTTGGAATGCATGAGTTAGGGATTAAAGCTACAGGTTCTTATAAAAAATCAGCAAGAATTGTTGGAGAAGTATTAGGAAAGTATCATCCGCACGGAGATACTTCGGTGTACGATTCAATGGTACGTATGGCTCAAAATTGGAGCGTTCGTTACATGATGGTTGATGGACAAGGAAACTTTGGCTCTGTTGATGGAGATAGTCCAGCAGCAATGCGTTATACAGAGGTTAGAATGCAGAAGATTTCTGAAGACATGTTGTCTGATATTGAAAAGGATACTGTTGATCATCGTTTAAATTTTGATGATACTTTACTGGAACCAACTGTTTTACCAACTCGTATTCCGAACTTATTGGTAAACGGAGCCTCTGGAATTGCAGTAGGAATGGCAACAAACATGGCGCCACACAATTTAACAGAAGTTGTAAACGGAACATTAGCTTATATAGAAAATAGAGATATTGAAATTGATGAGTTAATGCAACATGTGAAAGCTCCCGATTTTCCAACTGGTGGAATCATTTATGGTTACGAAGGTGTAAAAGAGGCATTTCATACAGGTCGTGGACGTATTGTAATGCGCGCAAAAGCTGTAATTGAAGAAGTGAAAGGACGTGAGTGTATTATTGTTACAGAAATTCCGTATCAAGTTAATAAAGCAGAAATGATTAGAAAAACTGCGGAGTTAGTAAATGATAAAAAACTAGAAGGAATTGCAAATATTAGAGATGAATCTGATAGAAACGGAATGCGTGTTGTGTATATTTTAAAACGTGATGCAATACCAAACATCGTTTTAAATAAATTATACAAATACACTTCTTTACAAACCTCTTTTAGTGTAAATAATATTGCATTGGTAAAAGGAAGACCAGAGCAATTAAACTTAAAACAATTAATCCATTATTTTGTAGAACACAGACACGAAGTTGTTGTTCGTAGAACAGAATATGAATTGAAAAAAGCAGAAGCTAGAGCACATATTTTAGAAGGATTAATTATTGCTTCAGACAATATTGACGAAGTAATCAAGATTATTAGAGCTTCTAGCAATGCAGATGAAGCTCGTGAAGCTTTAATTGTTCGTTTTGAATTGACCGAAATTCAAGCCAAAGCAATTGTAGAAATGCGTTTGCGTCAGCTTACAGGTTTAGAGCAAGATAAATTGCGTTCTGAGTTTGATGAAATCATGAAAACAATTACCGATTTAAAAGATATTTTAGGTGATGAATCTAGACGTTATCAAATTATTACTGATGAGTTAATTGCTGTAAGAGATAAATATGGTGATGCACGTCGTTCTCAAATAGAATATGCTGGTGGAGATATGAGTATCGAAGATATGATTCCAGATACCCAAGTTGTGGTTACAATTTCTAATGCTGGATATTTAAAACGTACAAATCTTGATGAATATAAAGTTCAGAATAGAGGAGGAAGAGGTCAAAAAGGAACTGCAACTAGAAATGAAGACTTCTTAGAGCATTTATTTGTAGGTACAAATCATCAATACATGTTGTTCTTTACTCAAAAAGGAAAAGTGTTTTGGATGCGAGTTTACGAAATTCCCGAAGGTGGTAAAAATACCAAAGGAAGAGCAATGCAAAACTTGATCAATATAGAACAAGACGATAAAGTTAAAGCATTCTTGGTAACTCAAGATTTAAAAGACGAAGATTACATCAATAATAATTATATCATAATGGCCACTAAAAAAGGTCAGGTTAAAAAAACATCTTTAGAGCAATATTCTCGTCCAAGAACAAACGGAATTAATGCAATTACCATTAAAGAGGGTGATGAATTGCTAGAAGCGAAATTGACAAACGGAGAAAGTCAAGTAATGTTAGCTTTAAAATCAGGAAAAGCAATTCGTTTCGAAGAAAGTAAAACTCGCCCAATGGGAAGAACAGCTTCTGGAGTTAGAGGAATTACGTTGCAACATGAAAATGATGAAGTTATTGGAATGGTTGCAGTGAATGATGATGAAAGTAATATTTTAGTAGTTTCTGAAAAAGGATATGGTAAAAGATCTAATTTAGAAGATTACAGAATTACCAATAGAGGAGGAAAAGGTGTAAAAACTTTGAATATTACAGAAAAAACAGGAAATTTGGTGGCTATTAAGAATGTTACAGATGAAGATGATTTAATGATCATTAATAAATCTGGAATCACAATCAGAATGGCAGTCTCAGATTTACGTGTAATGGGAAGAGCAACTCAAGGAGTTAAACTAATTAACATTAAAGAATCTGATAGTATTGCTGCTGTAGCAAAAGTACAGCACGAAGACGAAGAGGAAATAGAAGAAAATGAAAATGGCACAGAAGTTGACAATACCACAGCCGAAAGTCAAGAATAA
- a CDS encoding ATP-dependent Clp protease ATP-binding subunit, giving the protein MDDNFSPRVRDVITFSKDEALRLGHDFIGTEHLLLGLIRKGEGKAIDIMTAFDVDLELMRKKIEKLNPAAISFTEVGEKKKSLHLTRQAEKALKTTFLEAKLYQSDSIDTAHLLLCILRNENDPTTKLLNKMYIDYDQAKAFYKQLHTDDSEISTDPIAETPSDDEFSEEKPNPYGQQPQKGAAAAKKSKTPVLDNFGRDLTALAEANKLDPVVGRQKEIERVSQILSRRKKNNPMLIGEPGVGKSAIAEGLALRIVNRKVSRILFDKRIVSLDLASLVAGTKYRGQFEERMKALMNELEKNEDIILFIDEIHTIVGAGGATGSLDASNMLKPALARGEIQCIGATTLDEFRTNIEKDGALERRFQKVIVEPTTVEETIQILHNIKEKYEEHHNVDYTDDAIEACVKLTNRYMTDRYLPDKAIDALDESGSRIHITNIVVPQQVLALEAELESIRSNKTKAVSGQKYEEAAKLRDDEKNIEAALESAQKQWEEDSKLNKEIVTEDNVAEVVSMMTGIPVNRVAEAESSRLSELPNLIKGKVIGQDEAVTKVVKAIQRNRVGLKDPNKPIGSFIFLGQTGVGKTQLAKVLAKELFDSEDSLIRIDMSEYMEKFAISRLIGAPPGYVGYEEGGQLTEKVRRKPYSVVLLDEIEKAHPDVFNMLLQILDDGFITDSLGRRIDFRNTIIIMTSNIGARQLKDFGVGVGFGTSSKVAQADEHAKGIIENALKKSFAPEFLNRIDDVVVFNALERAQIHLIIDIELDKLLHRISDLGYTLKLSEKAKDYIADKGFDKKYGARPLKRAIQKYIEDALAEEIVNSKLSEGDTIVMDLNAKNNSLTIKIKKAKKAPEEQKKK; this is encoded by the coding sequence ATGGACGATAATTTTTCACCAAGAGTAAGAGATGTAATCACCTTTAGTAAAGATGAAGCTTTACGTTTAGGTCATGATTTTATTGGAACAGAGCATTTGCTACTAGGTTTAATTAGAAAAGGAGAAGGCAAAGCAATTGACATAATGACTGCTTTTGATGTTGATTTAGAATTGATGCGGAAAAAAATTGAAAAATTAAATCCTGCAGCAATTAGTTTTACAGAAGTTGGAGAAAAGAAAAAAAGCTTGCATTTAACTAGACAAGCAGAGAAAGCATTAAAAACAACTTTCTTAGAAGCTAAATTGTACCAAAGTGACTCTATTGACACTGCACATTTGTTGTTGTGTATTTTAAGAAATGAAAATGACCCAACAACAAAACTGTTAAACAAAATGTATATTGATTATGATCAAGCAAAAGCTTTTTATAAACAATTGCATACGGATGATTCAGAAATCTCTACAGATCCGATTGCTGAAACTCCGTCTGATGATGAGTTTAGCGAGGAAAAACCAAATCCTTACGGGCAACAGCCACAAAAAGGTGCTGCGGCTGCTAAAAAATCTAAAACTCCAGTTTTAGACAATTTCGGTAGAGATTTAACGGCATTAGCAGAAGCAAACAAACTAGATCCTGTTGTTGGAAGACAAAAAGAGATTGAACGTGTTTCGCAAATACTAAGTAGAAGAAAGAAGAACAATCCAATGTTAATTGGAGAACCTGGAGTTGGGAAATCTGCAATTGCAGAGGGATTAGCTTTAAGAATCGTAAATAGAAAAGTTTCTAGAATTTTATTTGACAAACGAATTGTCTCTTTAGATTTAGCAAGCTTAGTTGCTGGCACAAAATATCGTGGTCAGTTTGAAGAACGCATGAAAGCGTTGATGAATGAATTGGAAAAAAATGAAGATATCATTTTGTTTATTGATGAAATTCACACCATTGTTGGCGCTGGCGGGGCAACGGGCTCTTTAGATGCTTCTAACATGTTAAAACCTGCGTTGGCTCGTGGAGAAATTCAATGTATTGGAGCAACAACTTTGGATGAGTTTAGAACCAATATCGAAAAAGATGGCGCTTTAGAACGTCGTTTTCAAAAAGTAATTGTAGAACCAACAACGGTTGAAGAAACAATTCAGATTTTACATAACATCAAAGAAAAATACGAAGAACATCACAATGTTGATTATACTGACGACGCTATTGAAGCCTGTGTAAAATTAACCAATAGATATATGACAGATCGCTATTTACCAGACAAAGCAATTGATGCTTTAGATGAATCTGGTTCGCGAATTCATATTACAAATATTGTAGTTCCTCAACAAGTTCTTGCTTTAGAAGCAGAACTAGAAAGCATTCGTTCTAACAAAACAAAAGCGGTTAGCGGACAAAAATATGAAGAAGCAGCAAAGCTAAGAGACGATGAAAAAAATATTGAAGCTGCTTTAGAATCAGCCCAAAAACAATGGGAAGAAGATTCTAAATTAAATAAAGAAATTGTTACTGAAGATAATGTTGCAGAAGTTGTTTCTATGATGACTGGAATTCCAGTAAACAGAGTTGCCGAAGCAGAAAGCAGCCGCTTAAGCGAGCTACCAAATTTAATTAAAGGAAAAGTAATTGGTCAAGACGAAGCAGTTACCAAGGTTGTTAAAGCCATTCAGAGAAATAGAGTTGGATTAAAAGATCCAAATAAACCAATTGGGTCATTCATCTTTTTAGGTCAAACTGGAGTTGGAAAAACGCAATTGGCAAAAGTATTGGCAAAAGAATTATTTGATTCTGAAGATTCTTTAATAAGAATCGACATGAGTGAATACATGGAAAAATTTGCTATTTCTAGATTGATTGGAGCACCTCCAGGATATGTTGGTTACGAAGAAGGCGGACAATTAACTGAAAAAGTGAGACGCAAACCCTATTCTGTAGTTTTACTTGATGAAATAGAAAAAGCGCATCCAGATGTGTTTAATATGTTGCTTCAAATTTTAGATGATGGATTTATCACTGATAGCTTAGGAAGAAGAATCGATTTTAGAAATACGATTATTATCATGACTTCTAATATTGGTGCTAGACAATTAAAAGATTTTGGTGTTGGAGTTGGATTTGGAACATCATCTAAAGTTGCCCAAGCTGATGAACACGCCAAAGGAATTATAGAAAATGCGTTAAAGAAATCGTTTGCGCCAGAGTTTTTAAACAGAATTGATGATGTAGTGGTGTTTAACGCCTTAGAAAGAGCACAAATTCATTTAATTATTGATATTGAGCTTGATAAATTATTGCACAGAATTTCCGATTTAGGCTACACGTTAAAGCTAAGCGAAAAAGCAAAAGATTATATAGCAGACAAAGGCTTTGATAAGAAGTATGGAGCAAGACCATTAAAAAGAGCAATTCAAAAGTATATTGAAGATGCTTTGGCAGAAGAGATTGTCAATTCTAAATTATCTGAAGGTGATACCATTGTAATGGATTTAAATGCTAAAAACAACTCACTTACTATCAAAATTAAAAAAGCAAAAAAAGCTCCAGAAGAGCAAAAAAAGAAATAA
- a CDS encoding LptF/LptG family permease has protein sequence MKIIDSYILKRYLVTFFFTLLILIPIAIAIDIAEKVDKFLASDTITFFEIVNDYYLNFIIYYANTFMPLALFVAVIIFTSKLSNNTEIVAINNARVSFTRFLYPYFIGATLVTILALVMNHFVVPNSSKVRKKFENTYILKPKYGDNIVRDFSLQLTDSTYIFIQSFDLIRNTGYNFSTEVYHGNKIKSKLTANYFNWDKKDSLFKLSKYKIRRIYKDRDSLFSGNALDTVFAFSPKDLVYKAALAQEMPSDELIKFINISKKRGVKNLNAYLVELHKRTSLPIASYILTIIAVALAFKKRRGGTGVNLAVGFGLMFVYIFFLKVSEVLGAVAGANSLLTVWIPNFVFGALALYLYYNARK, from the coding sequence TTGAAAATTATTGATTCTTACATATTAAAAAGATATTTAGTAACCTTTTTTTTTACGTTATTAATCTTAATACCAATTGCTATTGCCATTGATATTGCTGAAAAAGTAGATAAATTTTTAGCTTCAGATACCATTACATTTTTTGAAATTGTCAATGATTATTATTTAAACTTTATCATTTATTATGCAAATACATTTATGCCTTTGGCATTATTTGTTGCTGTAATTATCTTTACTTCTAAGCTATCTAACAATACAGAAATTGTAGCAATTAACAACGCAAGAGTTTCGTTTACGCGTTTTTTATACCCTTATTTTATTGGCGCAACATTGGTTACCATTCTGGCATTGGTAATGAATCATTTTGTGGTTCCAAATAGTAGTAAGGTTCGTAAAAAATTTGAAAACACCTACATCTTGAAGCCAAAATATGGCGATAATATAGTGAGAGATTTTAGTCTGCAACTAACTGATAGTACATATATATTTATTCAAAGTTTTGATTTAATAAGGAATACAGGATATAATTTTTCTACAGAAGTGTATCATGGAAATAAAATAAAATCAAAACTAACAGCCAATTATTTTAATTGGGATAAGAAAGACAGTCTATTTAAATTGTCTAAATATAAAATTAGAAGAATTTATAAAGATAGAGATAGTCTTTTTTCAGGAAATGCTTTAGATACGGTTTTTGCATTTTCTCCAAAAGATTTAGTCTATAAAGCAGCATTAGCTCAAGAAATGCCCTCAGATGAATTGATAAAATTTATAAACATCTCTAAAAAGAGAGGAGTAAAAAATCTAAATGCTTACTTGGTAGAATTACACAAAAGAACAAGTTTACCAATAGCATCATATATTCTAACGATTATTGCAGTTGCTTTAGCGTTTAAAAAACGTAGAGGAGGAACAGGAGTTAATTTAGCCGTAGGTTTTGGGCTAATGTTTGTGTACATTTTTTTCTTAAAAGTTTCAGAAGTCTTAGGAGCTGTTGCCGGAGCAAATTCTTTATTAACCGTTTGGATCCCAAATTTTGTGTTCGGAGCTTTGGCTTTATACCTCTATTATAATGCCAGAAAGTAA
- the tgt gene encoding tRNA guanosine(34) transglycosylase Tgt, which translates to MKFDLKITDPKSKARAGVMTTDHGEIETPIFMPVGTVGTVKGVHQSELKNDINPDIILGNTYHLYLRPKTNIIEQAGGLHKFMNWDRNILTDSGGYQVYSLSGRRKIKEEGVKFKSHIDGSYHFFSPENVMEIQRSIGADIIMAFDECTPYPCDFNYARRSMHMTHRWLKRCINHLEKTPLKYDYNQSFFPIVQGSTYKDLRKQSAEFIASVGAEGNAIGGLSVGEPAEEMYAMTEVVTAILPEDKPRYLMGVGTPINILENIALGIDMFDCVMPTRNARNGMLFTAHGTINIKNKKWENDFSAIDDMDITFVDTLYSKAYLRHLFAAKELLGKQIATIHNLGFYLWLTREARKHILAGDFTEWKDKMVKQMDKRL; encoded by the coding sequence ATGAAATTTGACTTAAAAATAACCGACCCAAAAAGTAAAGCTAGAGCTGGAGTAATGACGACAGATCATGGCGAAATTGAAACTCCGATTTTTATGCCAGTCGGCACCGTTGGTACTGTAAAAGGAGTGCATCAATCCGAATTAAAAAACGACATCAATCCTGATATTATTTTAGGAAATACCTATCATTTATATTTAAGACCAAAAACCAACATTATAGAACAAGCTGGTGGTTTGCATAAGTTTATGAATTGGGATCGAAATATTTTAACAGATTCTGGTGGTTATCAAGTGTATTCTTTATCTGGAAGAAGAAAAATTAAAGAAGAAGGTGTTAAGTTTAAAAGTCATATTGATGGTTCTTATCATTTCTTTTCACCAGAAAATGTAATGGAAATTCAACGTTCAATCGGAGCAGATATTATCATGGCTTTTGATGAATGTACACCATATCCTTGCGATTTTAATTACGCAAGAAGATCTATGCATATGACGCATCGTTGGTTAAAACGTTGCATCAATCATTTAGAAAAAACACCTTTAAAATACGATTATAACCAATCGTTTTTTCCGATTGTACAAGGAAGTACGTATAAAGATTTACGAAAACAATCGGCAGAATTTATTGCTTCTGTAGGAGCGGAAGGAAATGCAATTGGAGGGTTGTCTGTTGGTGAACCAGCAGAAGAAATGTATGCAATGACAGAGGTTGTTACCGCTATTTTGCCAGAAGACAAACCACGGTATTTAATGGGCGTAGGAACGCCAATTAATATTTTAGAAAATATTGCATTGGGAATTGATATGTTTGATTGTGTGATGCCAACAAGAAATGCAAGAAACGGCATGTTGTTTACAGCACACGGAACCATCAATATCAAAAATAAAAAATGGGAAAATGATTTTTCTGCCATTGATGATATGGATATTACCTTTGTAGATACGTTGTATTCTAAAGCGTATTTACGTCATTTATTCGCAGCAAAAGAATTGTTAGGAAAGCAAATAGCCACTATCCATAACTTAGGATTTTACTTATGGTTGACCAGAGAAGCAAGAAAGCATATCTTAGCAGGAGATTTTACCGAATGGAAAGATAAAATGGTAAAGCAAATGGACAAAAGATTATAA
- a CDS encoding DMT family transporter, translated as MPESKLKYFLQLHLIVFIWGFTAILGALISIDAVPLVWFRMLLAVFFILLYFIVKKKKLSIDKKTLLQFLLTGIIIALHWITFFKAIKVSNVSIALVTMSTGAFFTSLIEPLFFKRRIKAVEILLGLLVIGGLYIIFNFETTYYLGIIYALISAFLAALFSVLNGIFIKKTAADVISFYQLFFGVVFVTVFLFFTDSFTAGFFNLKISDWFYLLILSSICTAYAFIVSVKIMKHLTPYTVMLTINLEPVYAIILALLIFGDKEKMNPEFYYGAFIVLFVVLLNGIIKNSSAIRQKMKKNKK; from the coding sequence ATGCCAGAAAGTAAACTAAAATATTTTTTACAACTCCATTTGATTGTATTTATCTGGGGATTTACTGCAATTCTTGGAGCTTTAATTAGCATTGATGCCGTTCCGTTAGTTTGGTTTAGAATGTTGCTAGCGGTCTTTTTTATTTTGCTGTATTTTATAGTCAAAAAGAAAAAATTATCAATTGATAAAAAAACCTTGCTTCAGTTTTTGTTAACGGGAATAATAATTGCCCTGCATTGGATTACATTTTTTAAAGCGATTAAAGTTTCTAATGTCTCAATTGCTTTGGTAACCATGAGTACAGGTGCTTTTTTTACATCACTTATAGAACCTTTGTTTTTTAAAAGAAGAATTAAAGCAGTAGAAATTCTTTTAGGATTATTAGTTATTGGCGGATTGTATATTATTTTTAATTTTGAAACAACCTATTATTTAGGAATTATATACGCCTTAATATCAGCATTTTTAGCGGCGTTATTTTCAGTTTTAAACGGAATATTTATCAAGAAAACAGCTGCGGATGTAATTTCCTTTTATCAATTATTTTTTGGGGTAGTATTTGTAACCGTATTTTTATTTTTTACAGATTCTTTTACAGCAGGTTTTTTTAATTTGAAAATATCAGACTGGTTTTACTTACTTATTTTAAGTAGTATTTGTACAGCATATGCATTTATTGTTTCGGTGAAAATAATGAAACACTTAACACCTTATACGGTAATGCTTACCATTAATTTAGAGCCTGTGTATGCCATCATTTTAGCGTTGCTTATTTTTGGTGATAAAGAAAAAATGAACCCTGAGTTTTATTACGGTGCATTTATAGTGTTGTTTGTTGTGTTGTTAAACGGAATTATAAAAAACAGTAGTGCAATTCGTCAAAAAATGAAAAAGAATAAAAAGTAA
- a CDS encoding TlpA family protein disulfide reductase, translated as MKKITLLLIVFTAFISCKKETPGFVSLSGQFTNMDKKDSLFSIKSNDYSKDIKINKDGAFKDTLHLKEAGYYTLVINNKNYGFAFLRNGFDLKLTADNNSFFESTRYTGVGANTTNYLIDQYKYNLALGNTSKLFMLEKDAFSKELDNIKYGYDSLKKLHGEIDTMIVRVNNQQNNELFSLLEKNYDAQHVKALQKLKTEELLEKGKPSPKFNNYLNYKGGKTSLDDFKGKYVYIDVWATWCKPCLAQIPFLKKLEKKYTHKKIEFVSISTDNASTAGSWDNALSKWKKMVKNKSLAGVQLYAGKDSKFMTDYQVYGIPRFILVDPKGNIVNANAPRPSDPNLEILFKELGI; from the coding sequence ATGAAAAAAATTACACTTCTCTTAATTGTATTTACAGCTTTTATTTCCTGTAAAAAAGAAACACCTGGCTTTGTTTCTTTATCTGGTCAATTTACAAACATGGACAAAAAGGATAGCCTTTTTTCTATAAAAAGTAATGACTATTCTAAAGACATTAAAATTAATAAAGACGGGGCTTTTAAAGATACGCTTCATCTAAAAGAAGCTGGTTATTATACACTGGTTATCAATAACAAAAATTACGGTTTTGCCTTTTTAAGAAATGGTTTCGATTTAAAATTAACTGCTGATAATAATTCGTTTTTTGAATCAACAAGATACACTGGAGTTGGCGCAAATACAACCAATTATTTAATTGATCAGTATAAATATAATTTGGCTTTAGGAAATACTAGCAAATTATTTATGTTAGAAAAAGATGCTTTTTCAAAAGAATTAGATAACATAAAATATGGTTACGATAGTTTAAAAAAACTTCACGGAGAGATAGACACCATGATTGTTAGAGTTAACAATCAACAAAACAATGAACTATTTAGTTTACTAGAAAAAAATTACGATGCGCAACATGTAAAAGCTTTACAAAAACTAAAAACAGAAGAATTATTAGAAAAAGGAAAACCTTCTCCAAAGTTTAATAATTATTTAAATTACAAAGGTGGTAAAACATCGTTAGATGATTTTAAAGGGAAATATGTTTATATAGATGTTTGGGCTACTTGGTGTAAACCTTGTCTTGCACAAATTCCTTTTTTGAAAAAATTAGAAAAAAAATACACTCATAAAAAAATTGAATTTGTAAGTATTTCTACAGACAATGCTAGTACTGCTGGATCTTGGGATAACGCGTTGTCTAAATGGAAAAAAATGGTGAAAAACAAAAGCTTAGCGGGAGTTCAATTATATGCTGGTAAAGACTCAAAATTTATGACAGATTACCAAGTTTATGGAATTCCGAGATTTATTTTAGTAGATCCTAAAGGAAATATTGTGAATGCAAATGCTCCAAGACCCTCAGATCCTAATTTAGAGATTCTGTTTAAAGAATTAGGAATCTAA